CTCGGCTCCCCGGAAGGTCCGATGCGCGACGCGCTCGGGCGGGCGGACGCGGCGGCCATCCAGCTCGGTCGCGCGGCGCGCACCCAGCTGCTCAAGCAGACCGCGCGCGGCATGGACGTCGAGCTCCTGCCGGCCGAGATCGTGCCCCGTGACGTGCTCGCGTCGTCCATCGACCCGAACGCGCTGATGTTCACGCTCCGCTCCCGCGGCGAGCAGCTCGGGGTGGTCGCGCTCGACTCCAACCTCGGCCGCGCCGTCCTCGAGCGCTGCATGGGCGCGCCCGAGACGAACGGAGAGGGCGCGGCGCCGACGGGCAAGCTGAGCGAGCTCGACCGCCGCATCCTCAAGCCGTTCCCCGCCGCGGTGGTCGCGGCGCTCGGCGAGACCTTCCTGCGCGGCCGGCCCCTCGAGCTCGACGCGCACGATGACGCGGACGACGGCGGCGTGCGCTTCGAGCCGATGCTCCGCCTCGGGCTGCGCTTCTCGAGCGGCGGCCAGCGCGCGGGCGAGCTGCTGCTCGCGCTGACCGCGGCCGCGGTCACGAGCGCCTGCCCGAAGCAGCAGGCGGCGCGCGAGGCGCTGCAGAAGAAGAAGGCCGCGGCCCCCCGCGCCCGCGACCTCATCGTCGAGAAGCTCAGCGCCGCGGAGGTCGACATCGTCGCCGTCCTCGGCCGCGCCCCGTCGAGCGTGCGCGACCTGCTCGCGCTCCGCACCGGCGACGTCTTGCGCCTCCACGGCGCCCCCGGGGACCCCGTCGCGCTCTGCATCGACGACGTGCTCCTCGGACATGGAAACCCGGTCGTCCACAAGGGCGACCTCGCGATCGAAGTCACCTCCAGAGAACAAAAGGGACGGCAAGAGTCATGAGCGAAGTCAGCATGGAATCCCTCGGCTTCGGCGCGAAGAAGGCCGAGGAAGCGCCCGCGGCCCCCGAGCCCGAGATGTCGCATGACCTCGACCGGATCCTGGAGATCCCCCTCGACATCCACGTCGAGCTCGGCCGCCGCAAGATGCGCATCCACGAGCTGCTCGAGCTGGACGTCGGCTCGGTGCTCGAGCTCGGCACGCCCGCTGGCACCCCGCTGAGCATCTACGCCAACAAGGTCCTCGTCGCCCAGGGCGAGGCCGTCATCGTCGGCGAGCGCTACGGCGTCCGCATCACCGACATCGTCCCTGCCAGCGAGCGCGTGCGCCGCCTCGGCGGGAAGGAGGGCTTCTGATGAAGCAGGTCAACACGCTCCTCGCGCTCGCGCTGCTCGCCACCCCGAGCCTCGCCTCCGCGAACACCATCACCGACGCCCGCGGCGACCTCGGCGAAGACGCCTACGAGGTCCGCGTCCAGGCCGAGGCCGACCTCGGTCAGCCCCGCGTCCGCACCTCGCCCGGCTTCGTCCGGGTCTGGTTCCCGGGCATGAACAGCGTCAGCATCGACCGCGACGGCGACGGCTCGGCCATCCGCTTCGTCCGCATCCGCCCCGGCTACGAGGACACGGCGGTGACCATCATCCGCCTCGGCGACATGCGCCGCGTGGATCCCGACGAGGTGCGCATCACCCGCGAAGGCGCCGTGGCGCGCATCCGCATCCCGCGCGCCGCGCTCCCGGAGATCGCGCCCCCCGCGCCGGCCCCCGTCGCGGAGACGGCCACCGTCGAAGAGACGACCGACGACGCGGCGGAGGCGGCCGAGGAGCCGCCCGCCGAGGCCGCGGTCGCCACCGAGACCGAGACCGAGACGGAGGAGGCCGCCGCGCCCCCGCTCGCGCTCACCCGACAGAGCGACGCGCAGCCGCTCCCGGTCGGCGACGGCCCGAGCACCACCGTCATCCTGCTCGTCCTCACGCTCCTGCTCGGCGGCGGCTACTTCGCCCTCCGCGCGGTGCAAAAGAAGATCGGCAAAGCCGGCCCGCGACGCGACATCGAGGTCATCGCCCAGAAGCGCATCGGCGGCAAGCACCAGCTGCTGGTCGTGCGCGCCCTCGGCGAGGACCACCTGCTCGCGGTCCACGCCGGCCGCACCGAGAAGATCGCCTCCATGCCCGCGCCCTCCGCGGGCGAGACCGGCGACGGCGAGAGCGAAGAGAACGACCTGCTCCCCTTCCTGCGCCTCGGCGCGGGGGAGGAGACGGACGCGCAGACCCTGCACCGCGCCGTCACCCGCAAGGCCGCCGCCCGCAAGAACGTCGAGGAGCGCCCGCGCTTCGGCGCGGAGCTGATGAAGCTCGTCGGCGACCGCGGTCGCTCGGACAGCGTGAGCCTCAGCGGCGGCGTCGCCGCGCCCAGCGAGGCGGTGGCCGGCCTACTGCGCCTCCGCGAGAAGCTCGGTCGCTGAGATCTCCACGCCCTCCGCACAGAGCCCCCCTCGAGAGAACGTCATGAACACGCCGCGTCACACCGTCCGGGCCGCCCGCTTGAGCTTCGCGCTCGCGCTCGGGGTCACCGCGGCCGTGCTCTCGCCCGCGCTCCTCGCGCCGACCGTGGCGCTCGCGCAGGCGGACGACACCGCCGGCGCGGTGGCCGTCACCCCGCCCGGCAGCGTGACCGTCACCCTCCCGGACCTCGAGCAGCCCGACCAGATGGTCCCGGCGATCAAGATCCTGCTCCTGATGACGGTGCTGAGCCTCGCGCCCGCCGTCCTGATCTCCATGACGAGCTTCACGCGCATCGTCATCGTGCTGAGCTTCGTGCGGCAGGCGGTCGGCACCCAGAACGTGCCGCCCATGCAGGTCATCCTCTCGCTCTCGCTCCTGCTCACCGCGGTCGTCATGGCGCCCATCGCCCACCGCGTGCAGGTCGAGGCGCTCGATCCCTACGAGGCCGAGCAGATCGACGGCGACGAGGCCTGGGAGATCGGCTCCGACATCATGCGCGGCTTCCTCATCCGCCAGACGCGTGAAGACGATCTGCTGCTCTTCTACGAGCTCAGCCAGACCGACCGCCCCGCGGAC
The Sandaracinaceae bacterium genome window above contains:
- a CDS encoding FliM/FliN family flagellar motor switch protein, whose amino-acid sequence is MEEPLLSDEETNALLDAMREEETRGEVEAKKTDLGSPEGPMRDALGRADAAAIQLGRAARTQLLKQTARGMDVELLPAEIVPRDVLASSIDPNALMFTLRSRGEQLGVVALDSNLGRAVLERCMGAPETNGEGAAPTGKLSELDRRILKPFPAAVVAALGETFLRGRPLELDAHDDADDGGVRFEPMLRLGLRFSSGGQRAGELLLALTAAAVTSACPKQQAAREALQKKKAAAPRARDLIVEKLSAAEVDIVAVLGRAPSSVRDLLALRTGDVLRLHGAPGDPVALCIDDVLLGHGNPVVHKGDLAIEVTSREQKGRQES
- a CDS encoding FliM/FliN family flagellar motor switch protein, producing MSEVSMESLGFGAKKAEEAPAAPEPEMSHDLDRILEIPLDIHVELGRRKMRIHELLELDVGSVLELGTPAGTPLSIYANKVLVAQGEAVIVGERYGVRITDIVPASERVRRLGGKEGF
- a CDS encoding flagellar biosynthetic protein FliO, with the protein product MKQVNTLLALALLATPSLASANTITDARGDLGEDAYEVRVQAEADLGQPRVRTSPGFVRVWFPGMNSVSIDRDGDGSAIRFVRIRPGYEDTAVTIIRLGDMRRVDPDEVRITREGAVARIRIPRAALPEIAPPAPAPVAETATVEETTDDAAEAAEEPPAEAAVATETETETEEAAAPPLALTRQSDAQPLPVGDGPSTTVILLVLTLLLGGGYFALRAVQKKIGKAGPRRDIEVIAQKRIGGKHQLLVVRALGEDHLLAVHAGRTEKIASMPAPSAGETGDGESEENDLLPFLRLGAGEETDAQTLHRAVTRKAAARKNVEERPRFGAELMKLVGDRGRSDSVSLSGGVAAPSEAVAGLLRLREKLGR
- the fliP gene encoding flagellar type III secretion system pore protein FliP (The bacterial flagellar biogenesis protein FliP forms a type III secretion system (T3SS)-type pore required for flagellar assembly.), translating into MNTPRHTVRAARLSFALALGVTAAVLSPALLAPTVALAQADDTAGAVAVTPPGSVTVTLPDLEQPDQMVPAIKILLLMTVLSLAPAVLISMTSFTRIVIVLSFVRQAVGTQNVPPMQVILSLSLLLTAVVMAPIAHRVQVEALDPYEAEQIDGDEAWEIGSDIMRGFLIRQTREDDLLLFYELSQTDRPADLSDVSLHLLVPAFMISELRTGFEMGFLLFLPFVLVDLITGSVLTSMGMVMLPPTMVSTPLKILLFVLVDGWALLTRSLVASFA